One segment of Gouania willdenowi unplaced genomic scaffold, fGouWil2.1 scaffold_93_arrow_ctg1, whole genome shotgun sequence DNA contains the following:
- the LOC114461116 gene encoding protein BTG3-like, producing the protein MKSEIAAVVSFLKRLVKLKNKVEVEKMDLFAERLTVALQEKFEGHWVPEKPSKGQAYRCIRVNAFHKYDPELLRACRESGVHYGDLGLPWEITLWVDPGEVCGRYGEQNFDFSIATFSTDKNEMTLFYHSGSSDEGSTHSSPLTVPNRKCQVLNPAAPAWEP; encoded by the exons ATGAAGAGCGAGATTGCAGCGGTGGTTTCCTTCCTGAAAAGGCTggtgaaattaaagaataaggtggaggtggagaaaatggatttgtttgctgaGAGGCTAACAGTGGCACTGCAGGAGAAGTTTGAGGGACACTGGGTCCCTGAAAAGCCCAGCAAAGGCCAGGCGTACAG gtgcATCAGAGTGAACGCGTTCCACAAATATGACCCAGAGCTGCTGCGTGCCTGCAGGGAAAGTGGGGTTCACTACGGTGACCTGGGGCTGCCCTGGGAAATCACTCTGTGGGTGGATCCAGGAGAGGTTTGTGGCAG GTACGGAGAACAGAATTTTGATTTCTCAATTGCCACATTTTCCACTGATAAGAATGAGATGACATTGTTCTATCACTCGGGTTCATCTGATGAGGGGAGCACACATTCCTCCCCCCTCACCGTCCCCAACAGGAAGTGCCAG GTGTTAAATCCAGCTGCTCCAGCTTGGGAACCCTAA
- the LOC114461109 gene encoding uncharacterized protein LOC114461109 isoform X5 — MLLLQLTLLFVLVLGAGSSDDIYIYHRAGDEVIMSCNSVNSSETSCSSIKWFYFRDISTTDTIVSDGQINEDSPQADKLSLGRRCSLTITNISSEDAGAYRCYYGNTYDTNVFLNILTLSANQSTDPVGGVTLTCSLWVYTGIYCVEDSLRWLDEERDELKQDDDEVYYSRQKKCVSDLIITHQMNHSRRYTCQFVINNEVKISADYTLVSTAPNKIIIIIIIVASVGLLTILVIVGLTVFIKSRRKTGAAEDAPKRARVPDGEESTVSYRS, encoded by the exons AtgcttctcctgcagctcacTCTGCTCTTTGTGCTCGTGCTTGGAG CAGGCAGCAGTGATGACATCTATATCTATCACAGAGCTGGAGATGAGGTCATCATGTCCTGTAACAGTGTGAATTCATCTGAAACATCATGTTCTAGCATTAAATGGTTTTACTTCAGAGACATATCTACTACTGATACCATTGTTAGTGATGGACAGATTAATGAAGATTCACCTCAAGCTGATAAACTGAGTCTGGGTCGTAGATGTTCTTTGACCATCACAAACATCTCCTCTGAGGACGCAGGAGCTTACAGATGTTACTATGGGAACACATATGACACAAATGTGTTTCTGAACATTTTAACAC TCTCAGCAAATCAAAGCACTGATCcagtgggaggagtcacacTGACGTGCTCTCTGTGGGTGTACACAGGCATCTATTGTGTAGAAGACAGCCTGAGATGGCTGGATGAGGAGAGAGATGAACTGAAgcaagatgatgatgaagtctATTATAGTAGACAgaagaaatgtgtttctgatcTGATAATAACACATCAGATGAACCACAGCAGAAGATACACCTGCCAGTTTGTTATAAACAATGAAGTGAAGATTTCTGCTGACTACACACTTGTGTCTACAG CTCCAAAcaagatcatcatcatcatcatcatcgtagCCTCAGTCGGACTGTTGACCATCCTGGTCATAGTTGGTCTGACTGTTTTCATCAAATCCAGGAGGAAAACTGGAGCAgcagaag ACGCCCCAAAGCGAGCTCGTGTTCCT GATGGGGAGGAGAGCACCGTCAGCTACAGAAGCTGA